A DNA window from Ipomoea triloba cultivar NCNSP0323 chromosome 10, ASM357664v1 contains the following coding sequences:
- the LOC116033091 gene encoding putative F-box protein At1g47730, which produces MDATASTPATSIASLPHEIILKIFTSLPPKSAVSFRCTSKFFHSSIPKPHFAFTILFSSPSATHPTNLYTVDFTEESHGWLQATSLQCSEELHRFKGLASSSFADGKLCLLNTHGEITLWDLSTTQHISLPRTQPTFVRLGCEGVMVPRARLQSSRVLGIIDPVSKRYKVLKLELYRDDTHRHFQGMLRYLTLGVDQSWRSVPINYYIPGKPIASVQIDGIIYFIHCKINCQDKQEIVEFDIETANLMVIHFPYVFQHSCALPTMIYSSWVKLNDRLAYIYVHVNGLRTNIFVCAWEKSMRWKMHKVVALTLEECKIFSQAESVSITTNGTEEIVFLIRARIMLSTILIYACGRQVWRKFKICTLNDYVLAVENLRSFVHVIEEKMYFLE; this is translated from the coding sequence ATGGACGCTACTGCTTCAACTCCTGCTACTTCCATAGCTTCTCTCCCCCATGAgataattctcaaaattttcaCCAGTCTCCCTCCCAAATCTGCAGTCTCTTTCAGGTGCACTTCTAAATTCTTCCATTCCTCAATCCCTAAGCCGCACTTCGCGTTTACAATCCTCTTCTCCTCCCCATCCGCAACCCATCCCACAAATCTATACACTGTGGATTTCACTGAAGAGAGCCATGGATGGCTCCAAGCCACCAGTCTCCAATGCTCAGAAGAATTACATCGTTTTAAAGGACTGGCTTCTTCAAGCTTTGCAGATGGCAAGCTTTGTTTGCTCAACACCCATGGAGAGATCACTCTCTGGGACCTTAGTACAACCCAACATATTTCCCTTCCAAGAACCCAGCCAACATTTGTCAGGTTAGGGTGTGAGGGTGTTATGGTCCCACGGGCAAGATTGCAAAGCAGTAGAGTCCTAGGGATCATTGATCCGGTTTCAAAAAGGTACAAGGTTTTGAAGTTAGAATTATACCGTGATGATACCCACCGCCATTTCCAGGGTATGTTGAGATATTTAACTCTTGGGGTGGATCAATCATGGAGGTCAGTGCCAATAAACTACTACATTCCTGGCAAGCCCATTGCTAGTGTTCAAATTGATGGTATTATCTATTTCATACATTGCAAGATAAATTGTCAGGATAAACAAGAAATAGTTGAATTTGATATTGAGACGGCGAATTTAATGGTGATACATTTTCCCTATGTATTCCAGCATTCATGTGCTTTGCCAACAATGATTTATTCATCATGGGTGAAATTGAATGATCGACTAgcttatatttatgttcatgtGAATGGCCTTAGGACCAATATATTTGTTTGTGCTTGGGAGAAATCAATGAGGTGGAAGATGCACAAGGTTGTTGCCCTTACATTGGAAGAGTGTAAAATCTTTAGCCAAGCTGAATCCGTGAGCATTACAACCAATGGTACTGAAGAAATTGTGTTCTTGATTCGAGCTAGGATAATGCTttctacaattttaatttatgcatgtgga
- the LOC116031913 gene encoding uncharacterized protein LOC116031913: protein MAIPLTIAEIACRSLDFPVTPATPPIHPSRVFLRPVRCTPVQQQIDLGIQCEPCGGRGWLLCDFCKGQKTNVQSETNKKIYRRCPSCRAIGYLLCWKCKVFKCVTYPNADDGQELQPSM from the exons ATGGCTATTCCCTTGACCATAGCTGAAATTGCTTGCCGGAGTCTTGATTTTCCGGTTACGCCGGCCACGCCTCCGATCCATCCCTCTCGGGTGTTCCTAAGACCGGTGCGCTGTACGCCGGTTCAGCAGCAG ATTGATTTGGGAATACAATGCGAGCCTTGTGGTGGCAGAGGATGGCTACTGTGTGATTTTTGTAAAGGGCAGAAGACCAATGTACAGTCTGAAACTAATAAGAAGATATACCGGCGCTGTCCTTCTTGCAGGGCT ATTGGGTACCTTTTGTGTTGGAAGTGCAAAGTTTTCAAGTGTGTAACGTACCCAAACGCGGACGATGGCCAGGAGCTGCAGCCCAGCATGTAA